The Epinephelus lanceolatus isolate andai-2023 chromosome 13, ASM4190304v1, whole genome shotgun sequence genomic interval GTATGAGATGAACAGTGTATTGATGGGTAAGTGGAGAACAGGGGAAGGACTAGACAAGCAGTTTGCTTACTCCTGATTggaaatgaaatattaatatatgtTACTTATTGAATATCTGTTTGTGTtcaccattgttttttttgttacttaTGCATAGTAATTGATATGTTGAAATGTAGTTACACTCTCAGAAGCTACTAACATCCCTGGCAGACCTAGGAGTTGCCTCATTATTTCATGTTTCAAGTAAATCAAAAACATGTAATCCAGTCAACATTTTCCAATCCTTTAGAGGATgaccattaaaaaaatacattttctttttctcttacCTCATGGAGACTGAGTTGCGCCAGTGCCGGATATAGTCCTTGTTGATGtatccctccacctcctccatcttGTCTTCATCAGGCAGGACGATCATCATGGAGGTGCTGCTATTGTAGGGCAGCATGATGACAGTGGTGTGGTTGCCAACATCCCAGTAGGTATCGTAGTAACCCGTCCTCATCATCATGTCCACCTGAACTTTACTGGTCTTGTCCACATGAAAGTCTGCCTTATGTGTCAGGTCACGGTTGAAGACGGATTTCCACTGTGCTGTACAAGGCAGTGGAGAGTGGAAGATGACAATAATGTGGATGTGTCAGCCCAAAGTATCATtctaatttgttttaaatgtataaataaactcTACAATCATCATGCTCCATGTTTACATTATTTACATGTGGTGAGTTTCTGTCTTTGCCTGTTGGTAATCTACACAACGAGACATGGACTTGGCTTTTCTTCTTACCTTTAAAGTAGACATAGTTGATCAGCACCATGGCCATATCAGGGTCCAGGTCCTTCACCATGTCTTTGATCTTGTCCTGGGTTTTATTAGCAATGAATCTGTTGATCTCAGCTGCAGCCTCTGCAGGTTTGGTTAAGTCAACGTTGAAGACCTCACCAGAGTAGTAGTGCCTGACATCATTCAGGAACTTCTCCAGAGGAGTGAAGCCAGAGCGCACAGCCACGGCGTTACCAACATCCAGCCTCTGATCCTCCTGGCTGTGTCCAtacatgtgaaaaaaatgcttGTATGCTTCATTGACCTGAGTCTGGTTTAAGGTGCTGTAGCCCAAGCTGGAGAACAGCTGGCTGTGGGTTTCACCACCGGCCCCTGTAGACAGCATGGATAGGGCGGTGGAGATGCCCAGCGGTGAGAAGAAGATGTTCTTTCCAGCAGCAGTGTGGGCATTCAGACTTTTGTAGAGGGCAAAGGCAAAGTCAGCATTGGGAGACGACAGCTTGCGGCAGCTCAGCTCTTGGTGGTCTGCCcaggctgcagccagcagcagtgctgCGAGTGCACAAAGCATCCCACGCATCTTTACAGCCTGTCCATATGAACGAAAATGTTAGTTCACAATAGTATTTATTAATATACAACCTCAAGAGCAAGACTAAAACGAGCAAATTAATTTGTAATTAAGAGACAAGAACAATTTTAAAACACTGCATGTCCTATACCATATTGGATGAAAAGGATAAAGTCGACAGTAGCTAAAGACTGAATACATTTTGACCAGGACACACTAATGATCTAATCTTTCGAGCTTTACAGTTGTAATGTAACACACAATTTGTCTCCACATTTTAAACGTTATTTTCTAAACGTCATTAATTCCAACTGTCACTTCAAGTTGAGTCCATATAACTAATATAAAACATTCAGCACATTTCAGCAGAAGTCCGTACTTACCATTAATGTCTTCTGGTGCAGTTTGGTAGAAAGTTCATCTTTATCAGTAGATCGAGAGTCAGGTGACAAATCTATTAAAAATTAACAAGATTTGGGCTTTTCTGCCCAATCTATCTTCATTTCACAACACAAATCACACAACACGACATAAATGATGATGAATATATGCCAGAAAGACTGCAcacagtttcaacatatctgctattTGTGATCTGTTATCTTATGGAACAAACTGCCAACAACTGGACTGGTGCTGTGCAGTAGATGATAAAGTGTGGGATATGAAATGGGCACTTATAAAAATAATTCATCTTGACAGCAATAATGATTGCAAGTTGAGAgattaaaataacatataaaACACCAGTTTTTCATGATGATACTTTATTTTGCATCATTTAACACATCGCCCAAGTTAGGTAAAGGTGTTGGCAGATGCTGGTAGTGCAGTACATACACCaatgcatgtttttatttcctgtaaAGATATGACAGTGAGCTGGATAGCATGAAATcaccttttctctgttttcaggGAACTCCTTTATTatcttttcaaaagtaaaacGACAAAGAACCACTCCATCAGCTTCTCATAGGTGCCACAACTAACACTTATTGTCATTATTGATTAACTGTTGACAATTGTGACCATGACTCTCGTTTCCTCGTTCTCATCTTTACATGGCTGTGGGGTTGTTGATCTTGCCCATGAAGAGGATGCTCTTGGTGGAGGTCTCCAGGATGAAGACCAAGAAGGGTCTGTCAATTCTCACTGATGGTGGCAACATCGTCAGTGTCATCTCAGTTATGGTGACGGCTGCTGCCTCTGTTCCCTTCTCAGTGACACTCAGCATAGCCTTGTGGGACACCTGTAGAGGAGGGTGAAAGGCAGCAGTTAGATTTACAGATCGTCTGAAACACAGCTCAGGGCCAGGAGAAAGCTTGGAGGTCTTTATCAGCACCCTCTGGAGGTATATGTCTTTCTGTTCTGCAGTTGTTGCTGAACTACTGCCCATGCAATAGAGTTGACATATTCTACTGTTGTTCCGAAGCATTTAAATTCCTAAAATGGACCTAAGAAGAAATGTTTGTCTCTCCTACCTTTGAGACTTTGAGCTTGAACTCTTCAGACATGCCAGAGAAATCAGCGGTGTCCTCAAAAGCGTTGGTTATACCCATTTCTTGCAGCATGTCTTTCAGGGAGGCATCAGTAGAGATGGAAAACTTTGGCAGGAACACATCCACATATCTAAGAAACACAGAACATCATCAGGGTCACAATAACTAGAAAATACAGATAACTTACAGTTCCTCTTATTAGCTTAAATGTTCAAGTCATGAAAACATATCTTGTTGcttcaaataaatgaaatacatATAATTCAATCCACACTTTCTCATGCTCTCCCAAACaatgatttaaaatatatatattagattccTCTTACCTCATGGAGGCTGAGT includes:
- the LOC117270548 gene encoding alpha-1-antitrypsin homolog, with translation MAVKMRGMLCALAALLLAAAWADHQELSCRKLSSPNADFAFALYKSLNAHTAAGKNIFFSPLGISTALSMLSTGAGGETHSQLFSSLGYSTLNQTQVNEAYKHFFHMYGHSQEDQRLDVGNAVAVRSGFTPLEKFLNDVRHYYSGEVFNVDLTKPAEAAAEINRFIANKTQDKIKDMVKDLDPDMAMVLINYVYFKAQWKSVFNRDLTHKADFHVDKTSKVQVDMMMRTGYYDTYWDVGNHTTVIMLPYNSSTSMMIVLPDEDKMEEVEGYINKDYIRHWRNSVSMRYVDVLLPKFSISADASLENTLQEMGITNAFENKADFSGMSEEVKLKVSKASHKAVLSVTEMGTEAAATTIIEAVWFMSTPSVRIDRPFLVFILENSTKSILFMGKINNPTAM